The sequence CCTGCTCGATCCCGCTGGACTGCTCCTGCGACGCCGCCGATATCTCGCCCATAATGTCCGTCACGCGCCGCACCGACGCCACAATCTCCTGCATCGTCGCCCCAGCACGCTCGACCTGCTGCGAACCCGCCGACACCTTGCCCACCGAATCCTCAATCAACCCCTTGATCTCCTTGGCCGCCTGAGCACTGCGCTGCGCCAGCGAACGAACCTCCCCAGCCACCACCGCAAACCCCTTGCCCTGCTCCCCCGCCCGCGCCGCTTCCACCGCCGCATTCAACGCCAATATGTTCGTCTGAAACGCAATGCCATCTATCACCGACACAATCTCCGATATCTTGCGCGAACTCGCCGATATCCCCTGCATCGTCTGAACCACCTCCGACACCGCCGACCCACCCCGCTGCGCCACATCCGACGCACTCGCCGCCAACTGATTCGCCTGCCGCGCATTGTCCGCGTTCTGACGCACCGTCGAGGCCAGCTCCTCCATCGACGCCGCCGTCTGCTCCAGCGACGCCGCCTGCTCCTCCGTGCGGCTCGACAGATCCGTGTTCCCCGCCGATATCTCCCGGGCACCCACATTGATCTCCTCAACACCACGACGCACCGACGACACCGTACGCGTCAAACTCTCCTGCATCCGCTTGAGCGAACCAAACAACTGACCTATCTCGTTGCCGCTGCGTACCTCAACACGCGCCGTCAAATCTCCTCCCGCTATACGGTCAAAATGACTACCCGCCGCCCTCAGCGGTTGCAAGACGCGCCGCCGCAGGAAAAGATAGGTCATGACAATCAGCAGCGCGGCCAAGGCGCCGCCTGCGGCAACGGCCATGAGCACCAAACGATAGCGTTGCCGGCCAGCGTCATAGGCGCTCAGGAATTCGCCGGCCCGCCAGAAATCAAAGCCCGCGATGGCTTGCACGAACGCGGCCTCCGACGCATCCAGCCGCGTGCCGAGCAATCCCTGATAGGTGGCCATGTCGCCCTTGCCGAGCGCGACGATCATGGGATCGAGCACCTGACTCACCAGTGCCAGGTAGGTCGCCTCGACGGCCTGCAGGCTGTCGCGCGCGCTGTCAGGCCGCGGCAGGCCACGAAAATGCTCGGCTTCGGCTTGCGCTCGATTCAGCGCCGCTTTGGCGCGATCGAGCAAGCCCGCCGCCTCGGGCGACAAACCCGGTTGCGGCAGGACCGGCTGCCCTATGCTGCGCACGATTTCACCGTAGTGGGCCACGCCTACCCGGCCGAGTCCGTCTACGGTGTCCTTGGCCGCGGTCGCCAGGCGGGACGCCGAGTCCACCAAAGGCTGAGTTTGACGTACGTCTTCGAGCGTCCCATTGCTCACGCGCAGCGACAGCACTCCCAGCACGGCGGGCGGTTGGTCCACCGCGGCCAGCGCCTTGATCACGCCCAGCACGGCGGCGACGATACCGAATGCCGGCAAACCGTCGGCGACCTGCTGCAGGGCATGGGTCGGCACCTCACGCTCATGACGGAAGGTCTCGATCTCCTCATCCATCAGCGTCTCGATCTCGAAGGAGCTCATGTTGCCGCTGATCATGATGCGCAGATAATCGGTGATGAACTCCATCAGCTTCGGATCCTTCATGATGCGCGGATACTCGTTGAAGACGGGGCTCGATGATGGGTCCTCGATATGCGACTCGATGGCCATCAAGCCTTCGCGCCGCGCTTTGTTCAGCAGCACGTACAGCAATGCCATCAGTTCCATGTACAGATCTTTGCTGTAGGGCGCGCTTTTGAAGGCCCACGGAATGGCTTGGCGCACCAATATGAGCGATTTGCGGCTGTTGCCGGCAAGAAAGGCACCGATTGCGGCGCCGGCGATCAGCGTCAATTCGAAAGGCTGATACAGCGCACCAAGGTGGCCGCCCAACCCGACGAAACTGCCGACCACTGCGATGATGACCACCGCATATCCGATAACTACCAACATATCAGGCCTCTGCCATCGAGTAGAAAAATCGCGTCCCGGCACCCCGCTTACTGCACGGCTACGCCTCGTCCCGGGACGCACTTGCATTGCTAAAACAGGCCCGGCGGACCAAACAGCGCCAATCATCGCGCGCTTGCCTGCCGGCAAAACGTGGGTTAGGGGCAGATTTCAGCGGCTGTTGACCTGTTTGACGCCCTTAAGCCCGCCTGCGGGCCGCCGTTAAGGACGCAGTCCTTAGGACCCGGCCGGTGCCCGCCCGCCCGCACGCGCCCGCGCTGCGGCGCGGGTTTTGCCGGCGTGCGGCGGCGGCCGGCAGATGGCGCAGACGAAGTCGCTTTGCGGATCATGGGCGTGGGCAATGAAATGCCCGCCGCACTGGCGGCAGGCAGACAGTTGCAACATTCCGCTGTCAAAAAACCGCACCAGCATCCACGCACGCGTGAAACTCAGGACCGGCTCGTCAGTAGGCGCGCCGGACGTATCTACGGCGGCGTGTTCGAGATAGAGACGATAGGCATCGATGATCGCCCGTATACCCTTGCTGCGGGTTCGCGTATGAAGAAACGAGAACACGTTGTAGAACAGGGACGAATGAATATTCGGCAGCCAGGTCATGAACCAGTCCACCGAAAACGGCAGCATGCCCTTTGGAGGAGAGCAGCCGCGTATCTCCCGGTACAGGTGTGCCAGCCGATCATGGCTCAGGCTGGTCTCAGCCTCCAGGACCTGCAGGCGCGCGCCGAGCGTGATCATCGCGCTGGCCAGCAGAATTTCATCGGCTTCCTGGGCGACGCTTTTTATCGCCATGAGGGCCCCGCCGCGCTACTCAAGGCCATGTCTTACGCAATCTCTTCGACGGGTTGCTTGGCCAGCAGGATGGTGGCGTGAGCCTGTTGCAGCGCGCCGCCCAGCACATCTTGGGTCAAGGCCGACAGCAGGCTGTAATCATCAAATCGGAAACGGCACAGCACCGAGCTGGAGCTGGCCAGCTTGACCAACTGCGCGGGCGACAACCGCATCAGGATGTCAGCCACTTCGTTACTGAAACCCAGGCGGAACATGGAGGCTGCATAGTCCTCGCGCAACATACGCTGCGCCAGCAACAAATACGACAGATTGACTTCACGGATATCCGCAAGCAAGGAACTGTCAGCAGTATTCACTTTTTAACTCCTGTGACTAAAACGCTGGCATTCGTCGGGGCTCGCCAACAGGTCGCGCGCCCCCGAAATCCGTGCACAGACCTGTTATTTTCGTCTTAATGCGAAATGTATTAGTTAATTGCAATTTACATGAAACCTACCATGATTGCTGTCATTTTCTCTGATTTTTATAACTAAACGTTGATTTTTTCAATATTTCAAAAAAACTACACGACAGTTGTTGCATCTATTTCACATGTTACATCGCAAATTCGTAAATAAACGCTCAAAACGTTGCGTGATTACCCGAATGAAACGGGCGGAATTCCCCACAATAACGGTGTGGAAATAGTCGGCTGCGCATGCCGCCTGCTGGCCGCCTGGCCGTTGCGGCGCAGCAACAATATCGAGCCGCACGCAGCAAGAACCCGTCGCCCGGACCTGAATGCCCAACGCAGAAGAAAGCCTGCTCCGATACTCGCCGCTCGTGCGCAAGCTGGCATTGCAACTGCTTGCCCGCCTGCCAGCCAGCGTCCAGCTCGATGACTTGATGCAGGCCGGCACCATCGGCCTGCTCGATGCCGTACGCCGCTACCAGGAAACGCCCGACGCCCAGTTCGAGACGTACGCCACGGCGTGCATCCGTGGAGCCATGCTGGATGAGCTTCGCAGCCAGGACTGGTTGCCACGCAGCGTGCGCAGCAAAAGCCGGCGCATCGAAAGCGCTATTCAGCGGCAGGAGCAGCGCCTCATGCGCCCTCCCACCGAAACCGAGATCGCCGAAGAATTGGGCGTGCCGCTGGACGAATACCAATCCATGCTCTCGGACGCGCAGGGCATTCAGATCCTGCACTACGAAAACATCGATGCCGATGGAGAAAGCGGCGCAGGCCACTGGCAGCCGGCCTGCGTGCAGAGCAGCGGCAACCCGCTCAATGCCCTGCTGGCCTCCGATCTGCGCGCCAGCCTCATCCAGGCCATCGAGCGCCTGCCCGAGCGCGAACAACTCCTGCTGTCTCTCTATTACGAGCAAGGGCTCAATCTCAAGGAAATCGGCGCAGTACTCAATGTGACCGAAGCCCGCGTATGCCAGTTGCGCTCGCAGGCCACTGCGCGCCTGCGCGCGACGCTGCAGGAGCTGGCCTGGGCCAAACTGCCCGAGCCGCAGCTGCTGTCGCACGTCATCTAGCGTCGTCGGGCGGCCCCGACACCGTCGGTGGCGCGCGGCCGCGACAGCGACGGTAAAAAAAGTTGTAACGCGCCCGCAAATTCCTAAAGATCACAAACTCGCGGACGTTATCCAGGCAGCGGGAGATGCGGGGCAAGCACCACGAACGCATCCCCCTGATGATGGGCGGCCCCGCTGCCCAGTTTGAAGAAGCCTTTCTCTCTTGGGAGCTATCCATGGCTGCTGTTATCTACACCAATTACCTGTCGCTGGTTGCCACCAACAACCTGAACAAGTCGCAATCGGCCCTGGGCACCGCCATCGAGCGCCTGTCCTCCGGCCTGCGCATCAACAGCGCTAAGGACGATGCCGCCGGCCAGGCCATCGTCAACCGCTTCACCGCCAACGTCCAAGGCCTGACCCAGGCCGCCCGCAACGCCAACGACGGCATCTCGGTCGCGCAGACGACCGAAGGTGCGCTGAACGAAATCAACAACAACCTGCAGCGCATCCGCGAACTGACGGTTCAGGCCACCACGGGCACCAACTCCCCATCCGACCTGAAGTCGATTCAGGACGAAATCGGCCAACGCCTCGAAGAAATCGACCGCGTCTCGGGCCAGACCCAGTTCAACGGCGTCAAGGTTCTGGCTGCCGACAAGAAGATGAGCATCCAGGTTGGCTCCAACGACGGTGAAACCATCACCATCGACCTGGAAGAAATCACCTCCTCGACCCTGGGGCTGGGTACGTTCAACGTCGACGGCAAGGCTTCTGTTGCCAATAAGGCAGCCACCGAAACCGATCTGATCTCTCGCGGCACCAACATCGGCACCACGGACGGCGTCACGAAGTACGCAGTCTCGACCGACAACACCAAGGCCACGCTGTCCGACGTATACAGCAAGATGACGACGGGTTCGACCGCCACCGTCGACGGCACAACCTATGCTTACAACGCCACCTCGGGCAACTTCACCTACGGCAAGACGATCGCCACGGGCGATACTGCTGCTGCGGATTTCGCTGCCGAGATCACACCGGCCACCGGCTCGCAGAAGGCGACCGTCACGATCGGCGGCTCGTCGCAGGAGGTGCTGATCAAGTCGGACGGCAAGATCCAGGCCGCCGATGACGGTGCAACGCTCTACCTCGACGGTACCGACAACCTGACTAAGACCCGTGCTGATCCTAACGATAAAGCAGCAACGACTGAGAGCTTGGCAGCATCTCTCTACAGCGGGAAAAACGGCGGCGGCACGGTCAAGTTCGAAAATGGCGCCACCTACACCGCAACTGGCGACGAAAGTCCTATCACGGCCACGAGCCTAAGCTACAGCAAGGCCAACATGACGCCGCGCTGGCTGCCGCAGGCGGTAAAGTTGCCGTCGGTACCGACACCTACACAATCGGCACGGGCTCCAGCCCGACCGTCAAGGTCGGCACCACTGCCGACGTTTATATTGACCCTGCCGATGGTTCGCTGACGACCACCCCTAAGACGACGAAGGATTACTACGTCCAAAAAGATGGCAGCGTCACGACCGCTCAAGGCACCGCCATCTATCTTGACGAAACCGACAGTTCGCTGACCTCGGAAGCCACCCACGCCGGCACCGCCACTGCCAATCCGCTCGACACGCTGGACAAGGCGCTGTCCAAGGTCGACTCGCTGCGCAGCAAGCTAGGCGCGATTCAGAACCGTTTTGAATCGACCATCACCAACCTGAACAACACGGTCAACAATCTGTCGGCCGCACGTTCGCGCATCGAAGATGCGGACTACGCCACGGAAGTGTCCAACATGACCAAGGCGCAGATCCTGCAACAGGCAGGCACCTCGGTTCTGGCTCAGGCCAACCAAGTGCCGCAAACGGTGCTGTCGCTGCTGCGTTAATCGCAAAAGCAGGCCTGGCCGAGCACGCGCCAGGTCACGCATTCAAGACAAAGGCCGGGGATTTCCCGGCCTTTGTCTTTTTGACCTGCCCCCAGATTTAGTACGGCACCGACATAGAGCCCAGGGGTAAAAGACCTTCTTTCTGATGAGCCTGCACGAATTGCGCCGGCGTTAAATATCCGAGCGCGCTGTGAGGCCGATCGGTGTTGTACTCGACTCGCCAGTTTTCGATCAAGCTTTTAGCCTGTCGCAGGGACAAGAACCAGTGCTCGTTAAGGCATTCGTCGCGGAACTTGCCGTTGAAACTTTCGATATAAGCGTTCTCCACCGGCTTACCCGGCCGAATAAACGACAGCTTTACGCCTGCTTGGTAGGCCCCAGGCGTCCAAGGCTCTTCCGGCGAACTCTGGCCCGTTGTCCACGGTAATAGATCGCGGCAGGCCACGCATCTCCGCCAGCCGTTGCAGCACCATGGCAACACGCAGTCCCGGCAACGACGTATCGACCTCGATGGCCAGGCATTCGCGAGTGTAGTCATCGACGATAGTCAAACAGCGGAATCGGCGGCCATAGGCTAGGCCGTCGGCCACAAAGTCCATTGACCAACTCTGATTCGGCGCGATTGCCGCTGGGCGAACCACGCGCTCGGTCGCCGCGATTCGCTTACGCTTTCGTTTTCGCACGCTTAACCCTGCCAGACTGTACAGCCGCCAGATTCGCTTGTGATTTGCTTGCCAGCCTTCGCGACGTAAGAGCACATGGATCCTCCGATAGCCGTAGCGTCGTTTCTCCACTGCCATCTCTTTCATGCGCTCGGTCAGCGCAGCATCGCCTGAGCGTGTGCTCTCGTAGGCAAACAGCGACCGCGAAATTCCTACCAGCCCACAGGCCCGGGTAACACCCATGCTGCGCTCGGTCATTAATGTCCTGACCGCCTCGCGTTTGGCCTGCGGGCTGACTACTTTCGGCTTAGCAGATCCTGAAGCGCCGCCTTGTCCAGCATCGACTCGGCCAACAGCTTCTTGAGCTTGTTGTTCTCCTGCTCCAGCTCCTTGAGCCTCTGAGCGTCCGACACCGTCATGCCACCGAACTTCGCCTTCCAGTTGTAGTACGTTGCCTCGGAGATTCCGTGCTTGCGGCACAACTCTGCGGGCTTGGCACCTGCATCGGCTTCCTTGAGCACGCCGATGATTTGCTCTTCCGTAAATCGTTTCTTCATTGCCATTCCTTTGGGAACGGACTCTACATCGATTTCGTACTAATCACGGGGAGCAGGTCAGTTAAACCATCGGAACGAGGCATCACCTGCTGTTGCACCAGTCCCAGTACGCCCAGACGAGCGCGTTCAGCCACCGGATCGAAGGCTGGCGCCGGCCCCGGCTGGGCTGCCGAGCTGCCTGCTGCCAGCGCCAGTGCTACAAAACGGAGCGAGTGCATCAGTAACTCACGGTCATGGTGGCGTAGTAGGCGCGGCCGGGCTCGTTATACGTCGCTGCGCCTGCGGTCGAGGCGTTGCCCTCGCGGTACTGTTTCTTGTCGAACACATTACTCACCCCGACGCGGAAACGCAGATTTCTGTTGACCTCGTAGCCCACGCTCAACCCTGCCAGCGCATAAGGGCTGACTGTCTGCAGTGCGTCGCCTGACAGATCCACGCCCGTACGCTCGTTGACCGAAGGGCCTGTCTGCTTGCCGTAGTAGGTCAGGTTGGCCTGAAATGACAGTTTTTCCGTGTAGAACCAGTCCAGCGTGCTATTGATTGTGTACTTCGGGATCACACTGAGCGGCTGGCCGGTGCTCTTGTTCTTCGACTCGATCATATAGGTGAAGTTGGTATTCCAATCCACGTTATGAGCGATGGGAATGAACAGGTTGCCCTCCAGCCCCTGGACGAGCGCCTTTCCGCTGTTGGTCCACTGCAAGACCCGCGCGCCGTTGTTCAGGCGATAAAGGATGTCCGTGCCGGCGACGATCTTATTCTGATAATCGTTGCGGAAGTACGCCATGCTGGTGCGCCACGTGCCCGGGTCATACTCGAAACCGATTTCTTTGTTGACGCTGATTTCGGGCGAGAGGTCCGCATTACCTACCAGGTAGCAGCCGTTGCTGTTGGTTTCCGAAGACAGGCAGCCTTGGCCGCGGCTATACAACAGATAGTTTGGGTTGGACTGATACAGATTGGGCGCTTTGTAAGCGCGGGCAATCCCGCCCTTTATCTTGAACGTGTCGGTGGCTGCCCAGGACGCGTTCAGGCTCGGACTCCAGTTGCTGCCAAACTCGGAATTGTGGTCCAGGCGCACGCCCGGGGTCAGGATGATGCTGCGGGTCGCCTCGATATTGTCTTCGACAAAAAACGCGTAGCTGTTCTGCTTGGCCTTGGTGTCGCGATTGCCCGCCTCGGTGCCGGCGATGGTGCCGCCAGTGTAGGTTTGGCGCAGGCCGCTGGGGTCGTCCAGGGTGTCACGCACGTATTCGACACCCAGAGTGGCTACCTGGCTCACGCCCAGGTGGAAAGGCAGGTTGACCTCGCCATCGGCTCGCCACGTCTTGAGCCGTGAGGTCGAAAAGCCGTTGCCGGTCGGTGCGCCTTCCGGGCCGCCTGCCAGGCCTTCCTCGCGCCGCGAATTGCGCGTGTAGTCGTAGCCCACGCTGGCACGTGTCGTGCCCCAATCATAAGTGCCGCGATGCGTGAGGGAGAGATTGTCACGATACATGATGTTGGTCTCATGATCGTACATGGCGTCGGACACGACGGTGTTCGCGTTATTCATGGTGTCGCCGGCATACAGGTTGCCCTGGCGGCTGAAACCCATGTCCAGATCGAACGTATTGCTCTGGTCCATTTTCCAGGAGAACATCGTGTTCAGATCCTGGTTCGTGACGCCCTCGCGGCCAGCGGTCGATGTCACGCCGGCCGTGCCTGCCGAGGCATAGCCAGCGTTGATGTCGCGCGCATCCGGGTTGGTTTTGTTGTAGTTGCCGTAAAAGCGCATCGACAGCGTGTCGCTGATGGGAGCCGACAGGCGGAAGTTCACCCGGTTCGTGTTCCCCTCTTTGCTGTCTTCCGGCTGGTTGACGTAATAAGTCGCCGAGGCCTCGGTCTTGTCCGTGGGACGCTTGGTGATCACGTTCACCACCCCGCCCATGGCTCCCGAACCATAGCGCGCGGCGGCCGGCCCGCGAATGACTTCGATGCGTTCCACGTCCTCGGCCGGCACCCAGTTCGAGTCCCCGCGCGTGTCGCGATCGCCGTTCCAGCCATAGCGCACGGAATTACGTGAGCTGACCGGCTTGCCGTCGATCATGATCAGCGTGTTCTCAGGGCCCATGCCACGGATATCGATCTGGCGGCTATTGCCCCGCGCGCCACTGGCGCTGTTGCCGGTCAGGTTAACGCGGGGTTCGCGGCGGATGATGTCCGCCAGGTCATTGACCGGCGGGCGGCGCTGGATCTCCTCGGCGGTAATGATCGATACGCCCAGCGATTCCTTGACCTCATCCTCTGCCGTTCCCAGCACCTGAACGGCCTGCATCTCCTGGACGTGGGGCGGGACCTGCGTCCCGGTCTGGGCGAGCGCCGGTCCAGTCATGGCCAGAAGGACAGCGGTACGGGCGTAATGCCGCGAGAAACGCGCGAACGACATTCGAGAAGCTCCTGAATAACGCATGCCCCGCATGAAATATATGGGGACATTACTTTCTAAGTGGGAATGATTTGTAATACCATTTATGGTTCGTGATTATGTCAGCTTGAAATTCTTGAAATATTTGCCGTGGCACCACAAACCTTTGCTTCCCAACCAAATTCCGGAACTTCTGCGGCAGACCTCTATTTGAGCGTCCTCGCCCCGGGCAGCGTTCGTTTCGAGGGGGGTGCGAAACGCATGCGTTCGGCGCCGGCATGACGGTCAGGCGGATGGACTGGCGCGACCTGCAGGGCGGTGTGCTGCGCAGCCAGGAGGGTCCTGGCTTTTATCTGCTGATGGTCGCCGGTGGCGGAGCCGACCTGTACGCGGGTGACACGGTATTGGCGCAACGCACATCCATGATGGGACACGCCGTCACCTGGAGCGCCGATGTGAGTTATGAATTGGTGCGCTACTCGCGGCGAGGTGATGTCGAGCGCGCCGTTCAGGTGCACTTGACGCCAGAATGGCTGGCCAGCCGCCTGGCGCCAGAGAACCCATTGCGCAAGGCGTTGCCCTTGCAGCCCTATCGCTGGCCGCTATCGCGAGGCGGACTGGCCCGTTTGCAGCAACTGTTGCATCCCCCGCGCAAGCATCCCGACCTCCTGCCTCTTTATATGGAAGCCAGGGTCCTCGAACTGCTGCGCGAAACGGGCGGTTTGCTCTGCAATGCTTCCGACGAGGGCAGCACACTGAGCCGGCGCAAGCTCCTGCGCATGGTGCAGGTCAAAGAACTGCTTGAAAGCGGTTGCGCGGACGAGTGGTCGTTGGCACAGATCGCCGCGCGCCACCACCTGAGCGTCAATACGCTGCAGCGGCATTTTCGGGCGGCATGGAAGTGCGCGGTGGATGAGTTCAGACGCGATGCCCGGCTGCGCCGGGCACGCGCGGCACTCGAGCGTGAGGGCGTGAGAGTGGCGCGGGCGGCGGAGATCGCCGGCTATCGCAGCCCGGCGAATTTCGCCACGGCCTTTCGCCGGGCATATGGTATGGCGCCGCGCCAGGCGCTCGGCACGCGAACGGTGTAATCCGCCTGGCCTGTCGCGGCTCAGGGGCCTACCCATAGTGAGCTGTCACGACAGGCGGTTGCGTCGCTGCCGCTTGACCTCGTACATCCGGGCATCGGCCAGACGCACGGGGATATCCGCATCGATATGGGTATGCTGGCCCGGCACGAAGGCGATTACCCCCACGCTGGCCCCGGCGTAGCTGAGCCTGATGTCGTTGAGCACATACTCTCCCTTGGATTCGGCCTGCATACGCTGCTCCAACGTTTGAGCCAGGTTCCGAGCATGCGCGTCATCCGCGGGGCCTGCTGCCACCAGCATGAATTCATCGCCGCCCAAACGGCCCAATACATCACTCGGACGCAACGCGCCGCTGACTCTCCGGCCCACCGCGCACAACAAAGCGTCGCCCGCATGATGGCCGTGCTTGTCGTTGATCTGTTTAAAGCCGTCCAGATCCATCAGGCCGACGATGACGCTTTCGCTTTGCTCCGACGCGCGGGCCAGCATGATCTCCAACGTCTCGTACAGCGAGCGCCTATTGGGCAGTCCGGTCAGGGCGTCATTCAGGGCAATGACTCGCAGGGACTCGTTGGCCGATTGCAGTTGCCGCAGCAGACGCTCACGTTCGATAAAGCCCGAGATCAGCGTAGAAAACAGTGTGATGACGGTCTGCGCATCGATGGGTATCGGCTTGACCTCGGCGCTGGCCGCGCAAATCGTACCCAGCAGACGCCCCTCCTCGGAGCGCACGGGCGCACTTAAATAGGTTTGAATGCCCAGTGCGCTGGCCGCGTCGGAGTCAGCCCAACGCTGGGCGACGTCGTTGGTGAACTGGCAGCCCTCATCCAAGGCGCGCTTGCACAACGTGTCTGACCAACTGACTTCCAGACCCTCGGGGATCTTCATCAATCCGGCATTGCGGGCAAAACGCACTTGTTGCACATCTTGCTGCAGGTCGATGGCCGTCAGATAGGTAGACTCCATTCCTGTGACCGCACCCAAGATGTCCAGCAAAGGGCGGGTGAGCTGCTCCAGAGTTTTGGCCGCGGGCAGCGATGCGGCGAGCTGAGAAACAAGGTTTTCCACGATGATAAAGGCGTGCCAAAGGGTTGCAGCCATCCTAGCGCGCCGCTGGAATGGTGCGCAAGCCACGTCATGAAGCGGGCAAACGATAGTCGCCGCGGGCAATCGCTTCAAGGATTTCCGCGCGCCGGATTGCTGCTTTTTTCAGATTGGCCGCCGTTGGCTTCAAGCGCAACCGTTGCACGCAATGGCGGCCTTCGAACACAAAGCCGATTTCGATAGATGACTCTGACGCCGGACGCACGCCTTCGAATGGTGCAGTCATGTTGCTCGGTTTTCCACTATCACCTGATCCAGGCGCAGGGCGCGGCGCTGGGCATCGAGCGTCACGCGTGCGCCCAGCGGCAACATCAGATTCGGATTCCAGTGCCCACTGGGCCAGCCCGCGAGCACCGGCACGCCGCGGCCTTGCAGCGTTTCGCGCAGAATCGGCCAGTACAGGCTCTGGCCCGCTGGATCGCTACCTGGCGAGCCCCTCGTGAAGTTACCTACCAGCACACCCGCCACGCTATCGAGCTTGCCCGCCGCCGCCAATTGCGAGAGCATCCGGTCCACGCGGGGCGGCAACTCATTGACATCTTCGATGAACAGAATGGCGCCACGCGTGTCGATCTCGTTGTCGGTGCCCATCAACGCACTGATGAGCGCAAGATTGCCGCCAACCAGCCTGCCACTGGCTTGGCCCGGAGCCAACGCCACCACCTGGCTGCCTGGCGGCGCCTCGATCCAGCTGCCCGCACCCACCTGGCCACTGAGCATGGCCCACGCAAGGCTTTCGGTGGGTTCGGCGCGGCCCACGATAA comes from Bordetella holmesii ATCC 51541 and encodes:
- a CDS encoding bacterial regulatory helix-turn-helix s, AraC family protein — translated: MTVRRMDWRDLQGGVLRSQEGPGFYLLMVAGGGADLYAGDTVLAQRTSMMGHAVTWSADVSYELVRYSRRGDVERAVQVHLTPEWLASRLAPENPLRKALPLQPYRWPLSRGGLARLQQLLHPPRKHPDLLPLYMEARVLELLRETGGLLCNASDEGSTLSRRKLLRMVQVKELLESGCADEWSLAQIAARHHLSVNTLQRHFRAAWKCAVDEFRRDARLRRARAALEREGVRVARAAEIAGYRSPANFATAFRRAYGMAPRQALGTRTV
- a CDS encoding putative diguanylate cyclase YeaP, with amino-acid sequence MAATLWHAFIIVENLVSQLAASLPAAKTLEQLTRPLLDILGAVTGMESTYLTAIDLQQDVQQVRFARNAGLMKIPEGLEVSWSDTLCKRALDEGCQFTNDVAQRWADSDAASALGIQTYLSAPVRSEEGRLLGTICAASAEVKPIPIDAQTVITLFSTLISGFIERERLLRQLQSANESLRVIALNDALTGLPNRRSLYETLEIMLARASEQSESVIVGLMDLDGFKQINDKHGHHAGDALLCAVGRRVSGALRPSDVLGRLGGDEFMLVAAGPADDAHARNLAQTLEQRMQAESKGEYVLNDIRLSYAGASVGVIAFVPGQHTHIDADIPVRLADARMYEVKRQRRNRLS
- a CDS encoding LD-carboxypeptidase family protein, producing MPALKPGAVVAVIAPASAVDGAADAAAAWLQARGYQPRLMLGARMDAPYDYLAGSDSLRLDQLHAAFSSAEVGAVWCLQGGFGSWRLLDQIDYALIGANPKPFIGYSDITALHLALQQRVGFVTFHGPMLGQDFIVGRAEPTESLAWAMLSGQVGAGSWIEAPPGSQVVALAPGQASGRLVGGNLALISALMGTDNEIDTRGAILFIEDVNELPPRVDRMLSQLAAAGKLDSVAGVLVGNFTRGSPGSDPAGQSLYWPILRETLQGRGVPVLAGWPSGHWNPNLMLPLGARVTLDAQRRALRLDQVIVENRAT